The Biomphalaria glabrata chromosome 1, xgBioGlab47.1, whole genome shotgun sequence sequence AACAAGTCTGATGATGCATACAgtacatttattattttatcattacTACCTAGAATAAAGAATAGCATAAttggagattttttttagacatctaattttatttttctgaatttataatataatgttttgacataaaaatattaatatacagGGTTTTAAGTAATATGTAAAAATGCAAAAACTTACCATAATGTATAACGGTACTGGGTCCCCTGGTGGACCCGTAGAATTCAGACTGCTATTAGTCCCTGTACTGAGAAATACACCTGTAGCTGCGTGGCCGGTCTCGCTGATAGCCATGTTCACCAAGGATGAGGTGTTACCAGCACCTCTGCTTGCTTCGTAATGGATATCAATCGAAGACACATCGACGCTGCTGAAGTCCACCATCCTTGCTCGCCACCCGTCCTCTCATCAGGAACAGTCCCCCCACTCCTGTTAAGAAGTACTCCTTTACACTCGCAGGCGGTGACGTCGCTCACGTCTGCTCTTTACTTTTCAAAGGGCAGCAATCCAGCAAATTGTCGATTGTTCCATCACCATTCATTTGTTCGGATTTTAGTTATCACGGCAAATATTTCTGAAtttagagggaaaaaaaagacattctAAGATCGAACATTGTGAATACATATATAGAATGAGAGAACAAGAACAATAACTTTTGTACATAAACAAATTAGAGCCGTTtaaccttaaaaaaacaactgcagCATATGTAACATTCTAAAGACTATCGCATTATACGTATTTATAATTTCACATCCGTTAATAAAATATTCCCATGTACATAATGCGACGCTAAATTTTTTGAATGTCGATGTGATTTAGCTCATTACAATATGTTTTCTCGATAGCGTCCATTAACTCAGAGTAATAGCATTTACTAGTCAGTCACACCACGTGACTAAACGTCTGCAATTTTAGTGAACAGCGAAGTACTTGATCACACTATCTGACTCGATCACACTGCCTAACTCGATCACACTGCCTGACTCGATCACACTGCCTGACTCGATCACACTGCCTGACTCGATCACACGACCTGACTCGATCACACTGCCTGACTCGATCACACTGCATGACTCGATCACACGACCTGACTCGATCACACTGCCTGACTCGATCACACTGCCTGACTCGATCACACTGCCTGACTCGATCACACTGCCTGACTCGATCACACGACCTGACTCGATCACAAGACCTGACTCGATCACACTGCCTGACTCGATCACACTGCTTGACTCGATCACACTGCCTGAATGAAGAGCGATTAGGAGATAAATGGTGGCTCAAACTGGACAAAAGATGTCTCTGTCAGCGTAATGGTGCTGTAGAAAGTATCCAGATTAATAGGATGGAGTGCGAGaaagagacgagagagagagagagagagagagagagagcaggaaGAAAAACTAAAATAGGACAACTTATATctaaatcagtgattcccaaaggggtctacaaagacttccaaggggtctacgaaagggaaaacaaaaattggtaaattgggggtctatgagatgtccatgggggtctacgataatggatttcatttcatttcatttgagactttaattttcactgctattaatgttattatttccTACACTAATATATAATTTGTACCTTACTTaaattaatcctttaaatatttatactgctattcaaacgaaaaatatttgtatttaatttcaatacttatttaaatatcttaattttgtctacatgaaagttatgtttaacaaaaacaaatctagatTGTACACCGTTGATTATTtcaaattgggattcattccttccttgtcaaacaagcagttgcctaagtgcctttttatgacgatatgaaactaattaggCTGGAGGATAATTTGATAAAAAGATAAGGGTTTGAAAAAGataaagttcaaaatagaccaACAAAATCTCTCTGCGTTTGTGAACGACTTACAAGATTTCTTGACTTATAGCCAAATACGAAAACACTTTAGGTAAAACCTTGATTTTACCTGCCGtggtagttttaaaaactgttttacacaaattacttctgatattattaaacgaGTTTCTTGAAGCAACAAAACAGTAGAAGTGAACATCGGTGGTACaacattaaaagcttcttatataattcttttcaaaCGACGTAGACAGTGTGGGATCAGCGGTCTAGCAGGCTCTGACATGATGTAGCGCTGtttgctgtaaactgcctaagggttgcTGGAtctttatttttcctcaggattGATTCACAAAAAgtttcccatgtttaggtatagcTCCAAGGCAGCAGACGTTTGAATTCAGTtatccttctgctaggtgggtagaaagccaaggctaatgagttcCTTCTGTTCAAAGCTGACTGGTTTTGGCGcaagttactcgccttcgccgcTTCTCCAGTTAGTGACAACAGTTCTgcggacccaatatttgagccacacatgaaagatcaagaaatacacgagaaactgctctttgtgaaaatgtttacaataatacctaaagtaaattatttcattactatttcatgtttcaaggactacttcatagaacaacaaattcctataggaaacataatatccgtagcaacggatgatgagcctacaaaaaaaaaaaaaaaaaacaatatttccagtgtgtttgatgattctagaaatatttattttgttattttaattggtttaaaattaaattatcaataaaaatgacatCTGCATAACTCAAATGCAGCTTTAAATTGCTTTTTCACTCTGAGACtcactacagatagaaattagttttaaaaaatgttgatgaatttgcaaaaaatgcaatacaagttaagcaaggggtctaccgaaaatcagaaaccatggcaaggggtctacgagacaaaaaagtttgggaaccactgatctaaatGCACGCCTTCTTTCCTCTTGCTCTTCAGTTATCTCACTGAAGTTTCACTGAACTATAAACAAAAACTCTccattgtttatttaaaaaaagaactaaaacaaacaaagaaacaaaaaaacaaacagaactaaaacacacaaagaaacgaaacaaatatttgtgttcattgaatcttattattattttttgttggtttGGCTTTTATCTGGCATGTTTACAAAGATCTAATGGTCGCCACGTTCTGGAACATTATCCTCTTATCTCTCACGGAGTGATGGATGGATTGATGACCCAACTAGATCATGTGACGATATGTCCGACAGCCGGTCATCAAAGATGAAACCATTCTTTTTCCCCTTCAGCCAACTATATAACAGTAGTGGACTCTGAAAGCACTTGATTTACGACTATTGATGCAACAGATCACTATAAGTGAGTTGCTTTCAGTTAGTGCAGTTTAACGCTGGTCAGTTGACAAAAAGGGGTGATTCTTTGTTTCTATTCGGATTTTACATATGTttgtataattttaaaaatctaacaagATCTACATCTTCGTAATTATAGGTTTATAGATCGTACACTTTAATTATAAAAGTAATGCTTTAATATAACTTGAAATACGCAAATAAACCTTCCGGTCGTTTTACTTTATCTTCAAACATTCTTTACGGTCAACTCCACTGTCCTGATCATATCGTGAATTAGTgatcatatattttatttacttgaaACATCACTAACAGTCACTGACAGAAATATGTGACCTCTTGTAGTTGATAGAGAAACCCAATTCGTCTTCCTTTCAATGTCTTTTGACTATTTTTTGGattgtttcttgttttctaTTCAAACAATGAGAGTTGAATGAGAAATGTGTCCAGAGACTGTAAGATTGGAGAACTGGGTAGGACAAGATCAAGGGTTTGAGTTCAGGGCAAAAAGATATGAAAAATAACTTAAGTTTGGGCGTTCATTTACATATGTCTACTTTAGACACTATTGTCAGAGTGCAGGTTTGAGAGATAGTTTAATAATATGGCCGGAGGAAATCATTTTACAAAaggaaatgaaacattttaataatgaaagttattttttgtatttttttttttgcaagctgGTCAGTGGATGAGTTGACTcgtgaaaaaaacaatttgtgcAAGAGGGGATAAATACATCTGTACAAAAGatgataagtaggcctatacctGTTCAAGAGGAGATGAGTACACCTGTTCAAGAGGAGTTGAGTACACCTGTTCAAGAGGAGATGAGTACATCTGAACAAGAGCAGATGAGTACATCTGTACAAGAGGAGATGAGTACATCTGTACAAGAGCAGATGAGTACATCTGTACAAGAGGAGATGTGTACATCTGTACAAAAGATGATAATTAGGCCTATACCTGTTCAAGAGGAGATGAGTACACCTGTACAAGAGCAGATGAGTACATCTGTACAAGAGGAGATGAGTACACCTATACAAGAGCAGATGAGTACACCTGTACAAGAGGAGATGAGTACACCTGTACAAGAGGAGATGAGTACACCTATACAAGAGCAGATGAGTACACCTGTACAAGAGGAGATGAGTACACCTGTACAAGAGGAGATGAGTACACCTGTACAAAAGGAGATGGGTACACCTGTACAAGAGGAGATGAGTACACCTATACAAGAGCAGATGAGTACACCTGTACAAGAGGAGATGAGTACACCTGTACAAGAGGAGATGAGTACACCTGTACAAAAGGAGATGGGTACACCTGTACAAGAGGAGATGAGTACACCTGTACAAAAGGAGATGGGTACACCTGTACAAGAGGAGATGAGTACACCTGTACAAGAGGAGATAAGTACACCTGTACAAGAGGAGATGAGTACACCTGTACAAGAGGAGATGAGTGCACCTGTACAAGAGGAGATAAGTACACCTGTACAAGAGGAGATAAGTACACCTGTACAAGAGGAGATGAGTACATCTGTACAAAAGGAGATGAGTACACCTGTACAAAAGGAGATGAGTACACCTGTACAAGAGAAGATGAGTACACCTGTACAAGAGGAGATgagtacgaaaaaaaaaagattgaccaATCCACGAAACTCTCTTGTTTCCCTGAGTTGGACGTCTTGTAGACTTAATTGGAGATAAAAATAGTAGCAGACAGACTGAAATGTAACTCGACGGAACAGTCGCTACTTTGCTGAGTCTCTCAGTTGGTGGTGAAAGTTTGATTGGTATCTGCATCACTTCCAGACAGTCATGTTGAATCGAAGGTCTGGGCTTGCTGGTTTCTTGCTCCTCTACTAAAGTCTTGCAATGTTTTAGTCCATGTAGTTTTACTTTGAAGCAAGAATAGAATGTAACACCATTAAGTGTTCAACCTGGtctttatttttagattctccaacttaaccccccccctctctctctatcattcccccccccctcctatcTTATTTTCTCCGTCACGTTGTCTTTGTCCAACAGTCTCTCTTTCCTTGGTCCAATGTTTAGtctactttattttgtatttggttTTCAAAGAACAGACTATTTATTAGTAATGGACATCTTTTATACTAAAGATTCTACATACATAGCGTGTTTTTAGTTGGCATATTAAATCTTTTTATGTACTACTACAGTTTTAAACCAGAAATGTTGCTATGGTGCTCAAAGGTGCACTCGTTCAAGATAATTAAGTATCGTTTTCCGACATGCCACTAATGGTAGTTGTTTGCTTACTGCTGACTGtggaactagatctaaatcaacatGGTGGCATAGTTTTAAAACATAGACAATAACTCCTTTTATACAATGTATAGCCCGAttattttactcttaataactaacaaatgttagataaaaagaaaagcGAATGTAAAAGATACTCTAGACTTGATAATGTTCTAATGATAGGTCCTTTGtgctagacttagaagacagtgACAAAATGTTTCtggacattaatttattaaactctttatgaatataaatgtaaattaatttatttttatactttgaaccCTGCGAGGATCGAGCTCCTTAGACATGTAAGACTTTCCATCTACGGGAGAAAACCCCAAGAAAAAATGGTCTAGGAGAGGAGATGGGTGCCACCAAGACTCATTAAACCCAGTGAAGTTCTATGACAAAGACGAAACCATAGAAAACCGGATGCCGGATTTGTCGAGGCCCAGAATAAAAAACGATCTTGCAAAGAACAGCGGATGACCGAGAAAAGTGGGAGGATTTGGTtacgtgaactgtcacagcacccttagAACGAAAGtcatgggacagatgatgatgaaagGTCCAACTAGAGATTTCCCAGTGTGGTGAACGAGATAgcaattcttttcccaacgatatacatcaactgtcaaatttttaGGCAAAGCGATatagccgttttcgagaatagaggtattgtaaaaaagtaTAATTAATTTATCGATACTTTCATATTTTATTCATCGGCTACATAAagattatttataaatttgCCTACAATCTTATAAAATGAATAAACTGAAGtccattgaaataaaaacattaacaagTGCTATAATGAAAGAATCTAATTTAGTTTTCATAAGAGCGATTTTGTACTCTTAATAACTACTTTTTACCTGCCCCAATTGCTCTCCACTAGAtaggttaagcgaatgtataaacgTATTGATAGGGCTATTGATCAAGACTTAGAAGACGTATTGATAGGCCTATTGATCAAGACTTAGAAGACGTATTGATAGGCCTATTGATCAAGACTTAGAAGACGTATTGATAGGCCTATTGATCAAGACTTAGAAGACGTATTGATAGGCCTATTGATCAAGACTTAGAAGACGTATTGATAGGCCTATTGATCAAGACTTAGAAGACGTATTGATAGGCCTATTGATCAAGACTTAGAAGACGTATTGATAGGCCTATTGATCAAGACTTAGAAGACGTATTGATAGGCCTattgatctagacttagaagacggtgcCCAAAATGTTCCCGCACGTCTATTTATTACTAAGTACTTTGATGACTAAGGCCTACAATTGGAAATACCCGCAAACGCATGCAAGTTCAAGATAACGATTGTGTTTGATCAAGCTTAATTTCAAAACATAATATttcgaaaaattataacggtcaaacttagctagtaattctttttccaaAGATATAAATCAACTGTCGAAATTTCTAGGAAATTCGTAAGAGCCGTTTTTTGAGAACCATGTCAACACAGGTTTTACCCAGGTTCGAGTTTTCATGAGGAAATTGCAGGCTGAAAAGAGGAActgtaaaaatataaacttatttGTGACATTGTGaaattagaaaacaacaactactACTTTATTTTGTACTATTTTTCTTATGTTTTTCTGAAACCGAATCTTTATGTTAACATAATAAAATATGGTTGTGCATTTTAGGCTCTAGGGGGTATGCTGGGAAACTCGGGTTTGTTAGATCTTTGTACAGTTGCTGGAATCTAAGGCAATACAACAATCTAATggatgagatgtacttatgaaACTTTTcacttgtaaacaaaatatttgtttaatgcGAATGATAGATTTCAAAATGAAAGAATTCCCTTTCAAGAATTCAGCTCGTCATATAGTCagtgagatttgaacccaaaaCTCAAATGTAAGGGGCTGAACGTTGCGGACACAGCTAGACCTCATGAGCCAAATGTGTAGCCACAATAATTGAGATCCAAACTCTCAGCCTCACCCTCTCCTAGATGATAGAAGTGGTCCTCAATTATATCGATGTCCTCACTTATATCGATGTCCTCACTTATATCGATGTCCTCACTTATATAGATGTCCTCACTTATATCGATGTCCTCACTTATATAGATGTCCTCAATTATATCGATGTCCTCACTTGTATCGATGTCCTCAATTATATCGATGTCCTCACTTGTATCGATGTCCTCAATTATATCGATGTCCTCACTTATATCGATGTCCTCAATTATATCGATGTCCTCACTTATATCGATGTCCTCACTTATATCGATGTCCTCACTTATATAGATGTCCTCAATTATATCGATGTCCTCACTTATATCGATGTCCTCAATTATATCGATGTCCTCACTTATATCGATGTCCTCAATTATATCGATGTCCTCACTTGTATCGATGTCCTCAATTATATCGATGTCCTCACTTATATCGATGTCCTCAATTATATCGATGTCCTCACTTATATCGATGTCCTCACTTATATCGATGTCCTCACTTATATAGATGTCCTCAATTATATCGATGTCCTCACTTATATCGATGTCCTCAATTATATCGATGTCCTCACTTATATCGATGTCCTCAATTATATCGATGTCCTCACTTGTATCGATGAACGAACGTAAGTAACATCCTACATAATAACGCCATTTTCTTGTCAGAATTCTATGATCCCTTTGTTCACACTTGAAGAGTGTGCACGAGGCTAACACATTTTCTATTGCTGTCTTTACATGAGCCAAGAAACGGTTCTGTTTCGTTGTGACTGAGAAAGCTGATGAGATTGTCAATCCATTTTTTTGTCTCCAACAGATACGATATTAAAGTGCTATCACAGTGAACACATATTCTGATTGATCAATGTAATGTATCagccccctcccctccccaccACGCGTTTGTCACATTTTAGCTTTTTAAATGAAGTCATGTATTCGTAGCTATACTACACTACATAGTTTATTGACTAGATAATTGATAACGTGCTTAACAGACACAAAGAATTTAGAACTCGAAGTGTTATTGGACATTGAGGCTCAATCGTGTCTATAATTGCTTGCACCGGATCAACTCTTTTGTTCCACCAGGTGTGTGGTGCctcttttctttattattttaaatcattcaagTGTCATAACATTtgcattttaatttcatatatatatatatatatatatatatatatatatatatatatatatatatatatatatatatatatatatatatatatatatatatatatatatatataataaatgtacaTACGTTcataaatattttgacattatTGTAATACAAATCATTCTGTATTACAAAGCACTTAGATCTATCAATAGTGCATTTTTAAATGACATGGATattaaggacaaaaaaaaaaatattattcacaGATGaatgcagggccggatttaacgGATGGAAAGCGGGGCTACTGCCCGTGgatccacaagaaaggggccttcACAAGAGAGAATACAAATATATCAAATTTTACCACCAACACTTCAAATCTAACCAAATTAGGCTGACAACGCTGTCGAGATGAAGAAAAGTCCACTTGTAGCATGCTCataatatgtaaatgtagcTCCGGGTCTATGTCAGTGCGTCTAGCAATGACTAAGTAGCTTatcctccacaaactcaaaactatacacttttaaaaaatttaaatatttataaaatatgacatgctattacatataaatattattattattcataagtGGCGCATAAGTTGAATTTTAATAAAAGCTTTCGAAATGGTGTAGGGGGTCTACACTAAAACCCTTCCCCGGGGCCTCCACATACATACATCCGGCCCTGGATGAAATGATACGCCTATGTCCCTAGTAAGAAAGTACCGTTTATGTATATTGATGGAATATATATTAGCAATGTAGTTAGCAGCAGTATATTCTGAGGTCGcgtatttagtaaatgtgtattATCTACtaccgaggacagacgtagatgtCAGAAAGAGAAACTAAACCGACCACCGGCTGACAACGCTTATGTCTGCGcaggatgtgacaaaatatatagatcacagctgggactgcgttaTCCcatgaaatactgtactcctcTTTAATCTTGGCAATCGAAGCAAAGTTAATTCCTATTAGGTTATTATGATGTGGCCGTGTATCTTGTATTTAGAGGTAGTAAATCTAAGTGTGTTCAACATAGTTTTAAGATACATAACGTCCAATGTTGCTAGTGTGAAGTGTGGGAGCTGTCAGTGTGGGAGCTGTCAGTGTGGGAGATGGGGAAGGCATAATGGATTCAGAATGTTGTCAGGTTTTATGGGACACAACATGACAAGTTCCCCGGGCACTCTGTGTGTGGACTTTACCCCGCGACCTTCACCTTTGACATGTCCTGATTTCATCTTCACATAAAAAgtaatgacataaaaaaaaaaaagcaaaggtcAGGACATGAGCATCCCACATAATCCAGAGTACACGTGACTATCCCACACAGTCCAAACATCAGAGTTCACGCGACTCTATCCCACACAATCCAAACATCAGAGTACACGTGACTATCCCACACAGTTCAAACATCAGAGTTCACGCGACTCTATCCCACACAATCCAAACATCAGAGATCACGTGACTCTATTCCACAAAATCCAAACATCAGAAGTCACATGACTCTATCACACACAATCCAAACATCAGAGGTCACATGACTCTATCCCACAGACGTAATACTAATTGAAACGGAAACCACTTCAGAATGTTTGATGATTATGAAACGGGCCGCCATTCTTTGTAGAGTCGTCAGTCACGAGTTTTCAATTAGCCAATGAAAGGGCAGAGTTCCACAGATATGACTGTGTCAACAAAAAACCCCGTAGAAACGCCAACAAGGCATTATGGTTAAACGCGAATAAATCTTCGACATCACTTGTAGAAGAAACATAAAGTTTTGTAGTTATaaagttaaaagttaaaatgatACTTTCAAAGTAAACAcaaatatttactttattaGTTTCATTCTTTAATTACGGACGAAAAAACTCACAATTAGCTTAGGTAATTCATAAACTTGGTTGGATTGAAATCTATGGTTTATATACTGTCTACAACAACAGACATCAATAAAGTCATACCAATAattcatatatttatatctgtGTCGATTGGGTCAAATCTGTATGCTTTATTTTTCAAGTTTTGATTTCAAATAATGatcctaaaaaaaagtaaaatgcccctttcagaccttgcgatctatagaccatctacagatgatgtaaacgtcTATTTCTGTTGTCCACGGTTAACATGGGgtcatgtggccggcacaatgacaaaccacctttacttttccccaagtattgtcaggtaccccttagagctgggtggactaagaggcgccctgaagatctcgaaattaaaaatcccaatcttcaacaggattcgattTCGATCCCGGGACTCattggttcggaagccgagcgttTTAcaactcaaccaccgcgcctccaatgaTAATATAGAGAGGCTCAACAAAGAACAGAGGAATGTTAAGAAGTCTATGAAAGTAAGTAAAATCCCCAAGTAAAGTCTCCAAAGTTGTATATAACTTTTGTTTCTTCAATGTAACTATTTCCTATCTTACATTACACCATCATTCATCTACAAGCTAGAATTGATATTAACCAGACTACGAAATAAATACGACCATATTCCCAATCGTGAGTGTGTGTTGAAAGTATAGGTCTATGTGTGGGTGTTTCAGTGCACATGAGCCCTTATAGATACATGTTATAAAGTGAATTTACCcgccccccctccaaaaaaaaaaaatctcttctgTTTTTCTGTGTAACGATTGACAGAGTCACGCAGCCAAGACTTATCTATCGACCAATGACAATATACAAAAAA is a genomic window containing:
- the LOC106073975 gene encoding uncharacterized protein LOC106073975, whose translation is MISRPIPVQEEMSTPVQEELSTPVQEEMSTSEQEQMSTSVQEEMSTSVQEQMSTSVQEEMCTSVQKMIIRPIPVQEEMSTPVQEQMSTSVQEEMSTPIQEQMSTPVQEEMSTPVQEEMSTPIQEQMSTPVQEEMSTPVQEEMSTPVQKEMGTPVQEEMSTPIQEQMSTPVQEEMSTPVQEEMSTPVQKEMGTPVQEEMSTPVQKEMGTPVQEEMSTPVQEEISTPVQEEMSTPVQEEMSAPVQEEISTPVQEEISTPVQEEMSTSVQKEMSTPVQKEMSTPVQEKMSTPVQEEMSSRGYAGKLGFVRSLYSCWNLRQYNNLMDEMYL
- the LOC129927275 gene encoding cerebellar degeneration-related antigen 1-like, with translation MPSPSPTLTAPTLTAPTLHTSNIGRCYLRSFIDTSEDIDIIEDIDISEDIDIIEDIDISEDIDIIEDIYISEDIDISEDIDISEDIDIIEDIDISEDIDIIEDIDTSEDIDIIEDIDISEDIDIIEDIDISEDIDIIEDIYISEDIDISEDIDISEDIDIIEDIDISEDIDIIEDIDTSEDIDIIEDIDTSEDIDIIEDIYISEDIDISEDIYISEDIDISEDIDISEDIDIIEDHFYHLGEGEAESLDLNYCGYTFGS